From Brassica oleracea var. oleracea cultivar TO1000 chromosome C3, BOL, whole genome shotgun sequence, a single genomic window includes:
- the LOC106332311 gene encoding cold-inducible RNA-binding protein isoform X2 has translation MLNHLLYRSHTPSLLFSRTFSSSSTLFVKGISFSSTEETLTQAFSQYGRVLGVDVVMDEVRCRPKGFAYVTFSSKEEAAKALLELNGQLVDGRVVILDTTKAVKQNRPDSKPKHADAGG, from the exons ATGCTGAATCATTTGCTCTATCGCTCTCACACCCCTTCTCTCCTCTTCTCCAGAACCTTCTCCTCCTCCTCTACGCTTTTCGTCAAAG GGATATCTTTCTCAAGCACAGAAGAAACATTAACGCAAGCATTTTCTCAATATGGTCGAGTTCTTGGAG TGGATGTGGTAATGGACGAAGTCAGATGTAGGCCAAAAGGGTTTGCTTATGTCACATTCTCTTCTAAAGAAGAAGCCGCAAAAGCTTTATTAGAACTAAACGGACAG TTGGTAGACGGGAGGGTTGTGATCCTCGACACAACGAAAGCCGTGAAACAGAATCGACCAGACAGCAAGCCGAAGCATGCAGATGCAGGTGGGTGA
- the LOC106333673 gene encoding casparian strip membrane protein 3-like, with translation MDIEKAGSRREEEEPIVQKPKLDKGKGKAHVFAPPMNYSRIMEKHKQEKVSMPGWKRGVAIVDFVLRLIAAITAMAAAAKMATTEETLPFFTQFLQFSADYTDLPTLSSFVVVNSIVGGYLTLSLPFSIVCILRPLAVPPRLFLVLCDTAMMGLTMIAASASAAIVYLAHNGNSSSNWLPVCQQFGDFCQGTSGAVVASFIAAALLMVLVIFSAFALKRST, from the exons ATGGATATCGAAAAGGCAGGGAGCAGAAGAGAAGAAGAAGAACCCATTGTCCAAAAGCCAAAGCTAGACAAAGGAAAAGGCAAAGCTCATGTGTTTGCTCCTCCCATGAACTACAGTCGAATTATGGAAAAACATAAGCAAGAAAAGGTGAGCATGCCTGGGTGGAAAAGAGGCGTGGCTATCGTCGATTTTGTTCTTAGACTCATTGCAGCCATCACGGCCATGGCCGCTGCAGCAAAGATGGCAACCACGGAAGAGACTCTCCCTTTCTTTACTCAGTTTTTGCAGTTCAGTGCTGACTACACCGATCTACCAACGCTTTC ATCTTTTGTTGTAGTAAACTCAATCGTGGGCGGCTACCTAACCCTATCATTGCCTTTTTCCATTGTCTGTATCCTCCGGCCTCTCGCAGTGCCACCTAGGCTCTTCCTCGTCTTATGTGACACG GCGATGATGGGCCTCACTATGATAGCGGCATCTGCTTCTGCAGCCATAGTTTATTTGGCGCACAATGGGAATTCAAGCTCGAACTGGCTTCCCGTTTGCCAGCAATTCGGTGACTTTTGCCAAGGAACCAGCGGCGCCGTGGTGGCTTCCTTCATTGCAGCAGCTCTTCTCATGGTCCTCGTCATTTTCTCTGCGTTTGCTCTCAAGAGATCGACGTGA
- the LOC106332311 gene encoding cold-inducible RNA-binding protein isoform X1: MLNHLLYRSHTPSLLFSRTFSSSSTLFVKGISFSSTEETLTQAFSQYGRVLGVDVVMDEVRCRPKGFAYVTFSSKEEAAKALLELNGQLVDGRVVILDTTKAVKQNRPDSKPKHADAVEEVPNSQHVVTPES, from the exons ATGCTGAATCATTTGCTCTATCGCTCTCACACCCCTTCTCTCCTCTTCTCCAGAACCTTCTCCTCCTCCTCTACGCTTTTCGTCAAAG GGATATCTTTCTCAAGCACAGAAGAAACATTAACGCAAGCATTTTCTCAATATGGTCGAGTTCTTGGAG TGGATGTGGTAATGGACGAAGTCAGATGTAGGCCAAAAGGGTTTGCTTATGTCACATTCTCTTCTAAAGAAGAAGCCGCAAAAGCTTTATTAGAACTAAACGGACAG TTGGTAGACGGGAGGGTTGTGATCCTCGACACAACGAAAGCCGTGAAACAGAATCGACCAGACAGCAAGCCGAAGCATGCAGATGCAG TGGAAGAGGTTCCGAACAGCCAACACGTGGTTACTCCAGAAAGTTAG